The DNA region AATATGATTGTGTTGGCGGCcggtgatttaaaatattttttatttaaaaatatattaaaataaaataaaattatttttaatatattggtatattaaaagatttaaaaatatataaaaaaattattttaaacaaaaaaaattaaaaacttttaggAACACAGTTCCGAAGCACACCCGAAATCATGTGAGAAAAAATTATACTACCTAGCTAAACACTTCGTACACAAACTAATTACATTTGAATTGAAGATTTTCCTGTCtgatttcaaattcaaaagtcTTGAATGTTCATGCAAGTTAGCAGATGTTTTATTCTTGCAGAACTCTCTTCTTTGTTTGGTCTCTGTTAACATTATcatctatttaattaaataaaagaaaagaaatacaaGAAATAAACAACACGAAACCACATAATACAAAACCATTTTGGTAAAAAAGATGAGACGATGCTGCTTAAGTCCCATAGACGGCCAGCAGATTTGATTTGAGAAATTGCCAAGGACTTGATATCCTCGCGTTCTTATCTTCAAGATCTCAAAGTCTGTCCTTCTGTATGGCTGCTGGAAACGATACCTTGACCTCTAatagtcatattttttttaaggtaatcggtaaatattattgatgaaaaactGGCCATTTAGAGGATGAataggaaagaaaaacaaagggatttaaaataaaaacaatagcaTAGAAGAAGGAAAAGTAAAAATTTACATAAGTGAACAATCAATCTCAGAACATCAGCAAACATGAATCTAGCAGATCATTACCATAAAAGAAgatatcatgtttttatcttgaATCTGTCATTCATCAATATTGTTGGCAATTGAAACAGTAActgatttaatttatagtatCTGGAACACACCAAAGGGCCCCCCACCTCTAATTGtcatttatcattttgtttCGAAGAAACTAACAAGTTAAAGGATATTCTACGAACCGAACATTATTCTACTGCAGTCATTAATATGTGGTATACCAGTCTACAACATTCATTTTCCAAGGCATATATGGTcgttgaaacaaaaattacgAAAACTATATATGGTTTTCATACTATTCTTCATAGATTATTGAAtcttctttcaattaaaaatgaagaaaaggttttttttctgtgtttataTCTTTAGCTATAATGACGAAACTTTGGTTACAAAATTTCCCAAACACATGTTCCTtcaaatttcatgtttattgTGGATTATCACCTCGAAAATGTTTCCTTTTGAAAATAATACgcacgcgcgcgcgcgcgcgcgcatatatatatatagaaaacgaAGACTTTTTCAATCATGAAAACAACGGGAGTGGTTGTAATTGACTGCTTTTTCGTGGCATACAAGACTTGTTAACaaggttttgaattaatttatttcgatGTGGTGGAAGAAAACCTACCATTCCCATTTCATTGTCATCtttgtttgattaataaatttgaaatcttCAAATGTTCCCTCGTCCATAATTTTATGGTCCAACTTGAACCGCGTCAGCAATTCAGCATAGTATCAGGATTCATTCAAAATTTGACCCCATCCAGGAAAATTACACAAGGTCAAATTTGGGGGACTAAAATCTTTCAACTTTATTGAAAATTCCATGCTTCATGAAGCACAGAAGTCTATAAATTCCATGCTTCATGAAGCACAGAATATTACAAGTTTCAAACCTTAATTAGATCTCAGCACTAGCTAGATACATCTCCCAAGGCTCTCAGAAAGTTTAAGCTAAACACCTCGAACTCTTCCGCTTCTAGGCTCTCGATCAGTACTATTAGCTAGCAATGCCTATAAATTCCTCCTCAATCTCTCATATCGAGACTTTAAGATCACCCATTCAACCCCCAACTTTTGGAAACCAAATCACTGTTCTTAGCATCGATGGAGGTGGAATAAGAGGAATCATACCAGGAACTATCCTTGCCTTTTTAGAGTCCGAGCTTCAGGTAGTCTAGAAATCGGTGTCTTTAAGGACGTATTGTTGCATGTCAAATAGACCTGCAAGCTCatgatgataatataaaatagagTAGGATAAGAAACTACAGGGAACGATTCCTTGGTCCACTTGAGGTCTTGCATGCAGCCTTTGCACACCTTCCACGGAGGCTGTTTGTTTTGTAGTTTTATGCTTTTGCTTTTGCCTTTTTATTAATAGTTTCATCAAAACAATACATCACACTTGCATGcaggataatattttatttatatcggGTATATAATTGTAATGTCTTTTTCCAGGTATAAAATAATCCGTAATTTCATCTCCCATCACTGACTAGGATGTTTTGCTATTCAAATTGTGTAGAAGCTGGATGGTGCAGACGCAAGACTTGCAGACTACTTTGATGTGATTTCAGGCACCAGCACCGGTGGCCTCGTGACTGCTATGCTAGCTACCCCTAATGAGCAAAACCGCCCTTTATTTGCCGCCAAAGACATTAATGACTTCTACCTTGAGAACTGCCCTAAAATATTTCCCCAGGACGGGTAATAATCCCATATATGAATGCCATGATAAAGAGTTAAATATAGTATATCAAGTACTgctttaaaactattttttcccCCTCATTCAAATGTCTAGATACTAACTGTATACTCACTGGCAATAGGTCTCCATTGGCTTCTGCTGGAAAACTGATAAAGAGTTTGAGAGGACCAAAATACGATGGCAAATTTCTGCATAGCATTGTCAAGGAAAAATTAGGAGATAAACGCCTGAACCAGACCATGACAAACATTgtgatcccaacttttgacatcaAACGCCTTCAGCCAACGATCTTTTCAAGCTATCAGGTTCGTTATATATACAAACACAACTCTTAAAATTCTATGTGTTACTTGAGAAAAGATTCGTTTCACACTGCAAAATATATGTCCTTACAAGACGTACCGCTTTGTTCTTTAGGTGAAGAACGACCCATCCACGGATGCCCTTTTATCTGATATATGCATTGGGACTTCAGCTGCCCCAACCTACCTCCCTGCCCATTATTTTGAAACCAAGGACCCCTCAGGCAAAGTGAGAGAGTTCAATCTGATTGATGGTGGTGTGGCAGCAAATAATCCAGTATGTTCATCATTTATCTTCAGCTCTTGAACTTGCATAACTCTTAACATATTGATGAATCCTATCATTaatttccttttgaatttcCAGACTTTAGTTGCCGTGAGCGAAGTTTCCAAGGAAATCACTCGGAAGAATCCTGACTTCTTCCCCGCAGCGCCTATGGATTATGGTCGATTCCTAGTCCTTTCCTTGGGGACTGGTACGGCAAAATCTGAAGAAAAGTATGATGCAGATGAAGCGGCCAAGTGGGGTATCTTGGGATGGTTGACTAGTGACAATTCTACTCCGTTAGTGGATGTGTTTACAGAAGCTAGTGGCGACATGGTTGATCTTCATATTTCCACTGTTTTCCAAGCCCTGCACTGTGAGGAAAATTATCTTCGAATTCAGGTATATATCACGCTCATGTGGTTATTCAAGATACCAAATTATATTCTCCCACGaagtcattaaaaataaaaactagaaaacgaTGAACCCTGACTATAAGATATGTGTGAAATGCAGGATGACACGCTGACCGGAACACTTTCGTCCGTGGATGTTGCCACGAAAGAGAATTTGGAGAATCTTGTGAAAGTGGGtgagaaattgttaaaaaaaccaGTATCAAGGGTGGATTTAGGCACTGGAGTCTTTACACCTGTTGATAAGATGACAAATGAAGAGGCTCTCATAAAGTATATATCTCCTCTATATATTATAGTGATTTCTATGGCATCTTATTTCATCttgctgattttgttttttgtttgactgTATAGGATGGCTAAATTACTGTCAAGGGAGAAGCATCTTCGTGAGTCTAGGTCACCAGTTGGAAAAGTTGCTACTTCGAAGTGAATATGATTCGTACACTAGATTATCCAGAAAATCAATTAGacgaaattaataaatttggaaGAAACACTAAGGAGATTATCTGCATTATGTAATTctgctgtttttatttttttttattgttacaagAAATGAATAATATGTAATTCTTTCCGTCGTTAAATATGAATCATCGCAGAATGCTGTtgcacttttaaatatatttttgcttgctcatcttataattttgtttacCTTTAGTTCTTCTTGCCTTGTGGTCTGACAACTCGACGTGTTTATCGTTGTTTTGGCTATACATACATACCtcaatacacacacatatcCAAACCTACTTATTCTTTCTGAGCTTGGATATGATCATATCCATTGATTGTTACATAGAATCTTTGTCGAAATTAGATGGTTCAATTTCCCGCTTCGTAGTTTTTCCTTAGCAAGACCATGTAGATACTTTCCTCGTATTTTTTCCGACAATGCTTCGATTACCTTTGACACATAAGGAAATAAGGAGCAGCTTCccgaaagataaaagaaaacgaACGAAAGTGTCAACTAtccaaaagataaaataacacatATTTCACCAGAAATTGTTTCTCCGAATTGGATAGCCAGCCAGAGAAACGAATTTTACCTGGGTCGTGGAAAGAACTTCGGACACTGGTTCAGGCAAAAATCCTTGATGTCTTTGGCAAcattattatagaataggattctaatataggatattgtaatcattacaattactcatgtatctatcagaataggattctaatataggatgttgtaatcattacagttactgcagtgttctactgcctctatataaatagaaaggttggctaaggcacaacccaacacattctattattctcaacttggtatcagagctacaaaactctaaaataaattaaacctaattttctcatagcctcccaacctcccttcttcaatggaacagccaccacatacatcttcaaattctgcagcaccagcagtccaaCTTCTTCTCCGACAGTACAGCCCTCTTCTtttgcagcgcctcctctgctttcctctactacgtcactgcctggattctcctctgccatggctggtgaacgcctcctcttacAGCCCACGTTTGCTGCCTCTACTACCGtaagcattatctccctttctcacactcatcaagtcatctccctcaaattaacaaacaccaattatttatattggcgtatgcaaatgctaccttatctcccaggccaaggagtttttggttttgttgatggctccaacacatgtccataaacacatgttcttgcccatgatggtatctctcttcaggtaaatctgtttttttaaacctggaaacaacgggaccaactcattctaagtgctcttctttcctccctatctatggaagttttgcatcttgttgttggctgtcaaagttcttgttcagcttggggcactcttgagcgagctctcgcttccacctccaactctcgtattatgcaacttcacggctcttttcaggatcttcgacagggtgatgaatcagtaactcaatttatgcaaaaagagaaggccttatttgatgaattggccgctgctggtcggccagtttcacttgaagatttcaatttatatgtgttttgtggtcttcggggagagtttaaagacttagttaccagtcttattaccaaggctgaacctttatcatatgcagatcttcacaacCATCTCCTCacatataaatttcttcacaaatcttctgctgccatacatgctcctctgctgcccacacccagcattccatcttctactcttgttgcacagcgctagacttttggcaattctggccgtagtaggggccgcttcaacggtggTTGGCGTCCCAACCAGTGCAACAACAGAGGCAACtgatttgctggctccagacctgatcaccgcagTTTCCAAAACTCCTCattcggtgacaataggcaggCTCTTGGCAGGgtaatagggggcagaatccacgctgccaactgtgtcagaatttcgctccctcaattccagcagcgaggttatggcTAACAACCTACTGCTAACCTGGTGCAgtgcaatctctcctcaactggttctgttgattggtttccagataccggtgccaatcaacacgtcacacctgatcttgccaccttgaccgcttcagaaccgtaccttggtaatgataatttgcatgttggtgatggtaagggccttcctatatctcatcttggtcatacaaaaatatatacaccacatcgttctttcaccttatctaatgttcttcatgtacctgcaatcacaaaacctctactctctgttcagaaattttatcttgataataatgtttattttgaatttcaccctcatgtgttttatgtcaaggatttcaacaccc from Populus alba chromosome 14, ASM523922v2, whole genome shotgun sequence includes:
- the LOC118053875 gene encoding patatin-like protein 2, coding for MPINSSSISHIETLRSPIQPPTFGNQITVLSIDGGGIRGIIPGTILAFLESELQKLDGADARLADYFDVISGTSTGGLVTAMLATPNEQNRPLFAAKDINDFYLENCPKIFPQDGSPLASAGKLIKSLRGPKYDGKFLHSIVKEKLGDKRLNQTMTNIVIPTFDIKRLQPTIFSSYQVKNDPSTDALLSDICIGTSAAPTYLPAHYFETKDPSGKVREFNLIDGGVAANNPTLVAVSEVSKEITRKNPDFFPAAPMDYGRFLVLSLGTGTAKSEEKYDADEAAKWGILGWLTSDNSTPLVDVFTEASGDMVDLHISTVFQALHCEENYLRIQDDTLTGTLSSVDVATKENLENLVKVGEKLLKKPVSRVDLGTGVFTPVDKMTNEEALIKMAKLLSREKHLRESRSPVGKVATSK